TTCGTCGGCACGTTCTTCTTGATCTTCACGATCATGCTCGTCATCGCGTCGGGAAGCCCTTCGGCAGTCATAGCCATTGGCATCGTTCTGATGGTGATGGTCTACATGGGCGGGCACGTGTCGGGCGGGCACTATAACCCGGCCGTCACGACCGCCGTGGCGTTGGCGGGGAAGATGCCTGTCCGGGACGTCATCGGCTACATCGTCGCCCAACTGGCGGGCGGCATCGTGGCGAGCTTGGCGGCCTACGCGTGCGTCGGTAAGACGGCAGGGGTCGAACCGAACCCGGCCTCCAGTACGGCCGCGGCCTTGATCGTCGAGTTCCTTTTCACGTTCGCCTTGGCCCTCGTCGTGCTGAACGTCGCCTGTTCTGCCAAGACGGTCGGACGCGGCTTTTACGGGCTTGCGATCGGTGGCACGGTCATCGCGGCGGCCTATGCGGGCGGCGGAATTTCCGGTGGCGCGTTCAACCCGGCCGTGGGATTGGCGCCGAACCTGGTCCATGCGATGCTCGGCGGCGGCAAACTTGGCCACGTCTGGATCTATGTCTTGGGCCCGGTCCTCGGCGCGTTCGGGGCCGCGTTCTTCTTCAAGTTCCAAGAGCAGGCGACGAACGCCGAGAACGACGATTAGGGCCCGTACCGAAGATGCGCTAGGATACACCTCATGTCCCTCGACCTCAAAGCGCACATGTCGCAGAGCCTGGAGCGCGTCCTTCGCCTCTACGTCCAAGACTTAGAAGCCTTGGACGACGTCCGTCTCGGGCAGTCCCTTGGCGGCACGGCCCGCAAGCCGATCGATTTCACGTACGAGGTCGCGTTCGTCAACAGGCGCATCGCAAAGCGGCTGCGAGGCGAGGATCCCGGCCCGTTCGACGCCGACGGCTGGATCACGGCCCCGGACGGGTTCACGGGCAAAGCGGAAGCGATCGCAGAACTTTCCGCCTCGGTGCAAGAGGTCTTGGACGCGTGGGACCGGGTCGACGAGGCCGACTTAGGACGTGAGATCGAGACGCCGGGCGGCCCGACCAACGCCTTCAAGGTGATGATGATGGCCGTCACTCACACCAACTATCACGACGCTCAGCTCAATTACGTCCAGTCGTTGCTCGGCGACGACGAGATGCATTGGGACTGAAGCCGTTCATCTGTCGTTCAGAATCCGGTCAAGGGACGGTCATTCCGAAAGGGCACGATGAAGCCTCTTGTTGGCTACAGATCTGACCGTGAACCAGGACATGGAACCGAAAGGCCAGGCGTATAGGATCGCCGTCCGGCCCTTTGCCGGAGACGACCAGACGGCGGTGCTGGCCGCGATCTTGAGCGCGACTGACTCCGGAGTCATGCTCACCGACCTCGACCACACGACGATCGCCTGCAACCGGCGCTTCGGCGAAATCTTCGACGTGGACATCGAGCAAGTCGTCCACTCCGACTCGCGCGAAGTCCGCCGGATGGTCCAGCGCTTGATCCCGGACATGGGCGAGTGGGAGCGCAACCTCGAGCAGGTCTACGTGGACCCCATGCGGACGCAGGAAGACGAGATCGTCCTCAACCATGCGCGGCCCATGGCGGTCCGGCGTTACACGGGTCCGGTCTTGGACAAAGCCGGGAACGTGATCGGGCGTCTGTGGACGTTTTTGGACGTCAGCCAAGAGAGCAGGCGGCGGAAGATCGGCGCCGAACTCTATGACGTGAGCACGCTCCACGACGACGATCCAAGCCGTGTCTACAGCGCCATCGTCGAACGCGTCTCGAAGTACTACGGGACGAACGCCTTCCTCTCGATCTTGAAGGAGGACTATCTGGAGTTCCGGGCGGTGTCGTCGCCTCTGCCGCAGGTCGAACAGGTCCCCGGCAACTTCATGAAGGACTCGTACTGCCAGTTCGCGGTCCTAAGCAAGCGGCCGGTCGTCATCCAGGACGCGCGAGAGCGGCCAGAGTACTCCGGCCTGCTCCCCTGTACGGTGGGCTTCACACGCTATCTCGGCGTCCCGCTCAGTTCTCCGGACGGCGCCCTCATCGGAACGCTGTGCCTCTTGGACGGCCAATCGGAGGTCGAGCTCGACGACCAGGACGTGCACTTCATGACGCTGCTCGCGATGCGCGTTAACGCCGAACTGGCCCGCGAACACTCGATGAAGGAGAGGATCGCGGAGAAGCAACGGGTCGTCGAGGCGCAGGAGAACGACCTTGCGGTCACCCGGGCCGTGCTTTCGACGATCAACCGCGGGTTCGGGCTGCTGGGCAGGGAGCTCGACCAAGACGCCCTTCTGTCGGAACAGGCGGCGTTGCTGCGCGGGATCTTGGGCTACAAGGAAGCAGGCCTCTTGATCGGGGTCCATGGGAGCGAGGCGATCGAAGGCTACGCGGCGCGTTCTGGGAAGAAACGGCCGGAGCGCGTCCGGCTTCAGGGTCGCATCGATCTGAGGAGCGTGCTGACCGACGCCTCCTGTCACGTGATCCCGTTACGGAACGTTCCCGGGCACGACGTGTTCCTCCTTTTGGGCAGCCCGAAAGTCGCACTGCAGCGCACGGCGTTCCATGAAGCGCATTTGGAGGCGCTAGCGGAGCAAGTGTCCCTCGTCCTCGCTTCGCACGTGCTTCAAGGCGAATTGGGCAAGACGTACCAAGAGCTGCGCGACACGCACGAGCGGCTGGTGCAAAGCGAAAAGCTGAGCGTCGTCGGCACGCTGGCGGCCAGCACCGCCCACGACATCAAGAACATCCTGTCGTCCATCACCTTGGAGCTCGGGTTCGGGGTCGACGATCCGGCAAGGGCCCTGACGTCCGTCAAGGGCCACCTCGACCGTTTTTCGGTGCTGGCCCACCGTTTGTTGTCCTATGCCAAACCCCGGCTGGTCGCCATGCGGCCGGTGGACGTCGACGACGTGCTGCAGCGCGTGCTGGTGCTCACAGCGACGTTCACACGGATCTCGGACGTGACCGTCGTCTGGTCCAAGGACGACGCGTTGCCGACGGTGCAGGGCGATCCGAACCAACTGGAACACCTTTTCGTGAACCTCGTCATGAACGCGGTCCAAGCGATGCAAGAAGCCGGCGGGACGCTGACGGTCACGACCGAAGCGAAGGACGGGAGCGTGGTGATCGAAGTCAAGGACTCCGGGAAGGGCATGCCGACCGAAGTCATGGACCACCTGTTCGAACCGTTCACCTCGACCCGGACCGAAGGATTCGGTCTCGGCCTGTTCAGTTGCCGCCGGATCGTCGAAGGCCACGGCGGCGACATCGCGGTACGATCCGTGCCGGGCCAAGAGACCGTCTTTACCGTCACCCTCAAAGCGAGCCGTGCATCATGAGTCCCCACATCCTCGTCGTCGACGACGACCGCTTCCTGGCCGAAAACGTCCATCGGCTTTTGACGCAGCAGGGCTACGACGTCGGCATGGCCAAGAGCGGGGAAGAGGCGCTCCAATCGATCGTCTCCCGCCAGCCGGACCTGCTCGTCCTCGACCTCGGTCTGCCCGGCGTCGACGGCATCAGCCTGTGCCGGCGCATCCGGTCGAAGTGGCGCTTTCCGGTGCTGATGTTGACGGCGCGCACCGACGCGATGGACAAGGTGATCGGGCTCGAGGTCGGTGCGGACGACTATCTCACTAAGCCGTTCGAGCCGAGCGAGCTCGTGGCCCGGGTCAGGGCGCATTTGCGCAGGTCGACGGAGTACCAGGGCGAGCCCGTGGCGGACACGAAGGTCGTGGTCGGGAGGCTCGTCATCGATTCCGATTCGCGCGACGCCTTCGTCGACGGTTCGCCCGCGAGCCTGACGACGAAGGAGTTCGACCTCCTTCTGTACCTGGGTCAGAACGCCGGCCGGGCCTTGAGCCGGGAAGTCTTGTTCGAACAGGTCTGGGGCTACGACATTGCGTTCAGCACGAACTCGCTCGACGTGTTCGTCTACCGCCTGCGGCAAAAGCTCCCCGGCGGTGCGGGCGACTATCTTCAGACCGTCCGTGGCTTCGGTTACAAGCTCCAGTCGTTCTAGGCCCGGAAGGGCCTAATTTCCGCGAGGAACTTTGTCAGACAAGGACCGCGCCGACATCGGCGGACGATCCGCCTTGAAAAGTCTGCTCTTCGCCGACATCGGCGGACGGTCCACATCGAAAAGTTTGTCTTCCGCCGACATCGGCGGAGGATCCGCCTTGCAAAGCGGACGCTTCGCCGACATCGGCGGACGGTCCGCTTTGAAAAGGAAACTCTCCGGCAAAGCTGGCAAAGGAACGTTTTGAACCTAAGAGTACAGAAAGTGGCACAAGGGCCTAAAGGAAAACGAGAGAGGTGCCGAAGATCATGCACAAGGTACCGGCAATCTGGAAGCCTGAGGAAAGTAAGACATGTCCTACTACGACATCCCAACATCGGCGTTACCGGCTTGGACCACGAACTTCGTGAGCACGGCCGCCCTGAACAGCGTGACCTTAGGTCTGTCCGCGCCCCAAGTCGCGGCCCTACAATCTCAGCTCGCCGCGCTCAACAGCGCTTTCGCCGCCCGCGAGACCGCTCTTGAAGCCGCGAAGTCCGCCACGGTCGCAAAGGACCAGAAGGTGGCGGAAGTGATCGGCGTGATCCGGGGCTATGCCAATACCTGGCAGGCCAGCGCGACCGTGCCCGACACGCTGATCGCCGCACTCGGTCTGAACGTCCGCGACACCACCCACACCACCCGCCCGGTCTTCGTGCCGCTCGCCCTGGTCGTCCTCCCGAACGTGACGGGCACGAACGAACTGCGATGGAAGCGGAACGGCAACCTCCAGGGCGTCAAGTTCGACATCGAGGTCAGCTATGAGGCTCCGGGCGCCTGGGCGGCCGTCACGACCGTGACCTCGGCCAAGTTCAAGCACACGGGCCAGACCCCGGGACAGACGGCGTACTACCGCGTCCGTGCCCGCAACGGCGCGAACGTATCGGACTGGTCGGTCTCGGCGTCGACTTTCGCCAACGACGGCGGCGGAACGCTCACGCTCGCAGCTTAAGGTCATTCATGTCGCAGGCGGAAAGCGCACCGGAATCTTGGTTCCGGTGCGCACTTGCTTGCCGTTCGTGACCCAGCAATGACGCCCGTCCGATTGCAGACTCGTTCCACTTAGGACCTATTGCCCTACGGAGTTAAGTGATTTCTGAAGGTGTGCGGTCGGTTTGGTCGGGACGACACGAACTTTCGGGAGGGTCGTACCCGTATGACCATCACGAGGTGGCACAGGACAAGGAAGCACAGCAAGTTCAGGTATCCAGGTTCGAAGGTCTGTAAGCTCCTACAGGCCATAGGACAGTCTGCGGTCAGGTTGCGTCTTGAAGCGCAGCCAGAAGGAAGGCCGTAGAGCGGCCCATGTACTATGCCGGAGGAAAGTGAAGGCGGGCTGGGCGAAGCCCGGCTAAATGGTTTCTATTAGGGGTCGATCGGGTTGAAAACCCTGCGAACTGTGGAGGCGGGGAGAACGTTCCACAGGCATGGCAAACGTCATCAATCTCGGATCCGTCGTCGAGATGGCAAACCAAGCCCTCCCATCAGACGGCGACATGTTTCAGTGCGCGGGATACTACGAACCAGGGGATGGAGGCGGCGGCCTCTACCGGTTCGACGACGAGGACGAATCGCAACCGAACTATGGGAGCGTCGTCGGAAAATTCATTCCAGCGTCACCATCAGGCGGCGCGTTCGCTACAGGCCGCTACCTGCTCGTCCACGAAGGCTTCGTCAACGTGCGTCAGTTCGGGGCCCTTGGAGGGGAGGACGACATGACCCTCCAGGCGCAAAGCACTCCTCGGTGGGAGAACGACGATCACATCCTGCAGACCTACGGAGACCAGAGTTCGGGCGACGTCGCGCCAGGCACTCCGTTCAACGGATTGATCGTCGACGCCGACACCGTGGATTGGGCGGCGCTCCAGATCGCTGAAATCTGGTGCGCCGAGAATGGTGTGCGCCTCGAGGTTCCGTCAGGTGTTTACATGCTACGACGGCCCCTTTGGTTGGGCGACGATTCCACTGTCGCCGTCGATGAGAACGAGAAGGACAACCGGCAGCTCGGGTTCACGATGCTTGGCCAGACCTCCGTGTCGCGCATCGAGTCGGACTCTTGGCCCTCGACCGAGAACGTCGGCGGCAATGCGAACTTCCGGCTTTTCAACGACTGCAATAACCGATATTGCCTGTCGATGAACACGGAACCTGCGGCCATGTCCGAATTCCGGCTCGTGTTCAAGTTTGCTACAGGCGATGTCACCGTCAGCGGACTGTCCGTGACCGACCTTGCAGGTGCAATTTCAAGCGCGATCGAAGCGGCCATGCCGATCGACTGGACCGTATCGCCCGACGTCCCCGATACTTCCGCGCCGCTGTCGGAGCAGAACCTGTACTTCCAGATTAACCCGGACCTCACCTCGGACGACCCGAATCCCTTCCTCGGAGAAGTGGAAGTCCGCGATGAAGCCGGTGAGCACCCGCTCGTCCACTACGTGCGCTGCCTGCCGGATTGCGCCGTCGTGAGCTTCAGGAGGAGCGCCGGCGGCAGGATGAGGATAGGGAACCTGACGCTGAGAGGCAACGACGACGACTCGGACCGGAACGCGTGCTTCGGCATGCTGTTCA
The sequence above is drawn from the Armatimonadota bacterium genome and encodes:
- a CDS encoding aquaporin; the protein is MAKLATEFVGTFFLIFTIMLVIASGSPSAVIAIGIVLMVMVYMGGHVSGGHYNPAVTTAVALAGKMPVRDVIGYIVAQLAGGIVASLAAYACVGKTAGVEPNPASSTAAALIVEFLFTFALALVVLNVACSAKTVGRGFYGLAIGGTVIAAAYAGGGISGGAFNPAVGLAPNLVHAMLGGGKLGHVWIYVLGPVLGAFGAAFFFKFQEQATNAENDD
- a CDS encoding DinB family protein, whose product is MSLDLKAHMSQSLERVLRLYVQDLEALDDVRLGQSLGGTARKPIDFTYEVAFVNRRIAKRLRGEDPGPFDADGWITAPDGFTGKAEAIAELSASVQEVLDAWDRVDEADLGREIETPGGPTNAFKVMMMAVTHTNYHDAQLNYVQSLLGDDEMHWD
- a CDS encoding GAF domain-containing protein, with product MEPKGQAYRIAVRPFAGDDQTAVLAAILSATDSGVMLTDLDHTTIACNRRFGEIFDVDIEQVVHSDSREVRRMVQRLIPDMGEWERNLEQVYVDPMRTQEDEIVLNHARPMAVRRYTGPVLDKAGNVIGRLWTFLDVSQESRRRKIGAELYDVSTLHDDDPSRVYSAIVERVSKYYGTNAFLSILKEDYLEFRAVSSPLPQVEQVPGNFMKDSYCQFAVLSKRPVVIQDARERPEYSGLLPCTVGFTRYLGVPLSSPDGALIGTLCLLDGQSEVELDDQDVHFMTLLAMRVNAELAREHSMKERIAEKQRVVEAQENDLAVTRAVLSTINRGFGLLGRELDQDALLSEQAALLRGILGYKEAGLLIGVHGSEAIEGYAARSGKKRPERVRLQGRIDLRSVLTDASCHVIPLRNVPGHDVFLLLGSPKVALQRTAFHEAHLEALAEQVSLVLASHVLQGELGKTYQELRDTHERLVQSEKLSVVGTLAASTAHDIKNILSSITLELGFGVDDPARALTSVKGHLDRFSVLAHRLLSYAKPRLVAMRPVDVDDVLQRVLVLTATFTRISDVTVVWSKDDALPTVQGDPNQLEHLFVNLVMNAVQAMQEAGGTLTVTTEAKDGSVVIEVKDSGKGMPTEVMDHLFEPFTSTRTEGFGLGLFSCRRIVEGHGGDIAVRSVPGQETVFTVTLKASRAS
- a CDS encoding response regulator transcription factor, whose amino-acid sequence is MSPHILVVDDDRFLAENVHRLLTQQGYDVGMAKSGEEALQSIVSRQPDLLVLDLGLPGVDGISLCRRIRSKWRFPVLMLTARTDAMDKVIGLEVGADDYLTKPFEPSELVARVRAHLRRSTEYQGEPVADTKVVVGRLVIDSDSRDAFVDGSPASLTTKEFDLLLYLGQNAGRALSREVLFEQVWGYDIAFSTNSLDVFVYRLRQKLPGGAGDYLQTVRGFGYKLQSF
- a CDS encoding fibronectin type III domain-containing protein; this translates as MSYYDIPTSALPAWTTNFVSTAALNSVTLGLSAPQVAALQSQLAALNSAFAARETALEAAKSATVAKDQKVAEVIGVIRGYANTWQASATVPDTLIAALGLNVRDTTHTTRPVFVPLALVVLPNVTGTNELRWKRNGNLQGVKFDIEVSYEAPGAWAAVTTVTSAKFKHTGQTPGQTAYYRVRARNGANVSDWSVSASTFANDGGGTLTLAA